In a genomic window of Gigantopelta aegis isolate Gae_Host chromosome 9, Gae_host_genome, whole genome shotgun sequence:
- the LOC121380734 gene encoding 5-hydroxytryptamine receptor 4-like, with translation MDDIRIICGSIFQALAPVAPPTMSAMQINAFCTFMLIITLAAATGNILVIIVIAKFRTLRKQSNAHIASLALADVLVAVIVIPLRMYENWNDSWNLPKWTCYLRNFFDGGLIGVSILSLCALAADRYLSVCHPLTLMKVTRPVVVAATIAFCWVTPFLVWTVLLATGWHMTGLEIFEFCLMLTEVCVYVRNTANVCSTTVLSFVLPSFLIIFVYSKIFSTARRHARAVQDSNSTHEDAQKNSTFLRSTKAAVAPGIVVAVFFVCWLPYYLALISDVINEHQLVPKLILQVLIWLGYLNSMMNPILYYIFSQDFKFAFKSLFRCNTSEMVMLEVR, from the coding sequence ATGGATGATATCAGAATCATATGCGGTAGCATCTTTCAGGCACTGGCACCCGTAGCACCACCGACTATGTCAGCAATGCAAATAAATGCTTTCTGTACGTTTATGCTAATAATTACGCTTGCGGCAGCGACTGGGAACATCctcgtcatcatcgtcatcgcCAAGTTCCGTACACTCCGGAAACAGTCGAACGCTCACATCGCGTCTCTAGCCTTGGCGGACGTTCTCGTCGCAGTAATAGTAATTCCACTTCGCATGTATGAAAACTGGAATGACTCGTGGAATCTGCCGAAGTGGACATGCTACTTGAGAAACTTTTTCGACGGCGGTTTGATCGGTGTTTCGATCCTAAGTCTGTGCGCCCTCGCTGCAGATCGTTACTTATCGGTTTGTCATCCTCTCACGCTGATGAAAGTAACGCGTCCCGTGGTGGTCGCGGCCACCATCGCTTTCTGCTGGGTGACGCCCTTTCTGGTGTGGACCGTTCTTCTGGCCACAGGATGGCACATGACAGGACTGGAAATTTTCGAGTTCTGCCTCATGCTTACGGAAGTTTGTGTCTATGTCAGGAACACAGCCAACGTCTGTAGCACGACGGTCTTATCCTTTGTGCTGCCCTCGTTCCTGATCATCTTTGTGTATTCAAAGATATTTTCCACAGCAAGGAGACACGCCCGTGCAGTCCAGGACTCGAACAGCACGCACGAAGACGCTCAGAAAAACAGCACTTTCTTAAGAAGCACCAAAGCCGCAGTGGCCCCAGGGATCGTTGTCGCAGTGTTCTTTGTTTGCTGGCTGCCGTACTACTTGGCTTTAATATCTGACGTCATCAATGAACACCAGCTCGTGCCGAAATTAATACTACAGGTGCTCATCTGGCTAGGTTACCTGAACTCCATGATGAACCCAATATTGTATTACATCTTTAGCCAGGATTTTAAGTTTGCCTTCAAAAGTCTGTTCCGTTGTAACACGTCTGAAATGGTGATGTTGGAAGTAAGATAA